The Deltaproteobacteria bacterium genomic sequence GAAAACCCCGGGATAATCACCGGCAGCGATCTGTATGCCGTTGTCAAAGCGTCCATGATCATGGACAGGAGTCATCTTCTGGAGGTTCTTCCCACAGTTGTTAATGAATTGGAAAAGAAAAGGGAGAGTGCGGCATCATTTCAGGGTAAGCGTATCATCCTGGCCGGTGGCGTGTGCACCCACCCCGATATCTATCGGATCATCGAAGAAGCCGGGGGAGTCGTTGTTTGGGATGATTTCTGCACCGGGACGCGTTATTTTGATAGATCTGTTATGAATGATTCCGATCCCATCACCGTTATTGCGGAACGCTTCATGAAGAGACCCGTCTGCCCTGCAAAGCATGCCGGAATCTTCACCCGGGGTGAAAATCTCGTGAAGATTGTTAAGGAGAAAGATGCACGGGGTGTCGTATTCGTTTTCCTCAAATTCTGCGATCCCCATGCCTTTGATTATCCCTACATGAAAGAGCTTCTCGATAGGGAGGGAATTCCCAGCATGGCGCTCGATGTGGAAGATCAGCTCCCCTCTGAGAGCCAGTTACAGACAAGATTTGAGACATTCATTGAGATGTTGTGATTGTTTCCATAAAGAACAAAAGAGAAAATGTGACGCCCATGAATAGAATGCCGGAGATCATGCTCTTCTTACTCGCAAAGATCAAGAAATTCATCCTTCATTTCAAAAAGAAAAAGAAGATGAAAGAGATCATGACGGTCTATTACATGGAGGCCAAGAGCGCCCGCGTCGGCGGGAGGAAAGTCGCATGGATTACGAGCGGAGGCCCCGTCGAACCGCTCATCGCCATGAATGTGATCCCTGTATACCCGGAGAACCACGGTGCGATGATCGGTGCAAGCAAAATGGGGGCAGACCTCTGCGAAAAGTCGGAATCTATGGGATATTCAAGCGACCTTTGTTCCTATGCCCGCACCGATATCGCTTGCGCCACGGTAAACGGCGGCCCGATTGGCGGTCTGCCCCGTCCCGATATGCTTATCTGCTGCAACAACATCTGCGGAACCGTTCTGAAGTGGTATGAAGTTCAGGCCCGCTACTTTAATGTCCCTCTCTTTATTTTAGATACGCCCTTCTGTCACATGGGATATGCGGAAGAGGCCAGACGATACGTCCGCAGGCAGCTCGACGAATATGTCCTTTTCCTGGAAAAGGCATGCGGGAGCAAAATGGATCACGACCGCCTTAAGGCCGTGGGAAAACTTTCCCTTGAAGGGCAGAGGCTCTGGCAAGCCGTTCTGGATACGACAACGAACAGGCCCGCGCCCATGACAACGTTTGACGCCTTTTTCCATCTGGCGCTGATAGTTTCACTGAGAGGGACACCGATTGTAATCGATTACTATACACAGCTTCTTGAAAAAATGAAGGACCGGGTGGCAAGAGGGATCGGGGCCATTCCTCATGAAAAGTACAGGCTCCTCTGGGACAACATCCCTATTTGGCACCGGACACGCTGGCTCTCCGAAAAACTGGCGTCCCACAACGCATGCCTCGTGGCGGATACCTATACTTCAGCATGGTGCCGTTCAATGAAATATATTGACGAGAATAACTTCTTCGAATCCATGGCCGAGGCATATACACGCATTTACCTCAATATCGGCGTGGATGAGATGGCCGGTATCGTGATCGAAATGGTTGACAAGTATAAGGTTGACGGCATCGTGATGCACTCGAACCGGAGCTGCAAGCCTTACTCTCTTGGCCAGTACGATATAAAGAAGATCGTAGAGAGGGAAAGAGAGATTCCCTGTCTGATAATTGAAGCGGATATGGTGGATGCGCGGAGTTTCTCCGAAAGCCAGGTATCCACCCGCATTGATGCGTTTATGGAGATTATCAGGCAGAGAAAGGGTGATTAGGCAGCTCATGATGATTACAGCAGGTATTGATATCGGGTCCATTACAACGAAAGCGGCAGTCATCGCCGATGGAAAGATCCTTGGAACACGGGTAATCTTTACCGGGTACAATACTGAAACGGCCGGAGGAAGGGTGTATGAGGAACTCCTCAGAGATCTTTGTCTTGAGAAAACGGCAGTGAGGCGGGTGATCTCCACGGGATACGGAAGGAACAGTGTGAAGTTTGTTAATAAGGCAATGACGGAGATCATCTGCCACGGAACGGGCGCCCATTATTTAAATCCACTCATCCGTTCCATAATTGATATCGGCGGGCAGGACAGCAAAGCCATCGTCCTCGATGAAAAGGGGAAAGTGAAAAACTTTGCGATGAACGACAAATGTGCCGCCGGAACGGGCCGTTTTCTGGAAGTAATGGCAAGGGCGCTGGAAGTGGACCTTGATGGATTTGGCGACCTCTCCCTGAAGGCCGATGAACCCTCAAGGATCAGCAGCCTTTGCACGGTCTTTGCAGAATCGGAAGTCATCTCGCTCATCTCTAAGGGTGAACGGCGAGAGAACATAATTGCCGGCATACACGAATCCATAGCCGCACGGGTATCGTCCATGGCGAACCGTGTGGGTATTGTGCCTCCGCTTGTAATGACAGGCGGCGTGGCAAAGAATGCCGGTGTCGTGAAGGCGCTCGAAAAAAAGCTCGGAATCGCTGTCGAGGTTTCGAACTACGCACAGGTGAACGGGGCTATCGGCGCCGCCGTCCTGGCGATGAGTCTAAAATGATCAAGGGCGATGAAGCATCAGCCCAGTTTGAATGCTTCAACAAGAGCATCCATATGTTCCCCCTTCCTGATGAGGCGTATACCCGTAAATCCCGCCCGTGAAAGACCTGTCCTGATTTCCTCAAAGGTATAGGTTCCGCCGCTTGACGTTCCCAGAAGCATATTGACGGCGAAAATTGCACCGTCTTTCGGATAGATCCGATCGGGCTCCATAACGTGGTCACGAATAACAATTCGTCCTCCCCGGTTAAGAGAACGGAAAATCTTTTTGTAGAGGTCCTCATTCTGTTCAAGGCTATTTTGGTGGATGATTGCAGAAACAAACGCCAGGTCATGTCCGGGTGGAAATTCATCATGATAAAAATCGCCGGGAACCAGAGTTACACGGGTAAGCATGCCCGCCTTGTCGAGACGCTCGCGGGCCATTTCAATAACTTCGGGTTGATCAAATAAAGTGGCTCTCATTTCAGGGCCAGCGTGCAGGAAAGCAATGGTGTACGTCCCTGAGGCGCCGCCCACGTCAAGCAGGACCTTTGCTGAGCCCGGATTAACCGTTGCCACAATATCCCGGACTCGCGGTTCCGCAACTACATGCATAGCACCGATGAATGCGCGCATTTCATCGGCATTTCGGGGAGGATTAAAAGTATCTTCCGACTCCTTTATCCTTTTTACTACATCTGTAAAATGAGACCATCTGCGCCAGAGATGGGCTACATGGAGAACCATGGGGAGAACCGAACCGGGCTCATTCTCAGAAAGAAACGGGATAAGGGATGGTGAACATCGATAGGTTTCATTTTGTTTGACAAGAAGACCCATAGCAGTAAGGGCGTCCAGGAGAATGGTTAAGGCGCGCAGATCAGCTCCGATTCTGCTTGAGACCTCTTGAGCGGACAAAGGCGACTGACTGAGAATGCTAAAAATGTTTAATTCGGCGCCGGTAAGCAGAATGCGGCTCTCCATGAAATTCCGGGCCAATCTCAAGATTTCCTCCGGACTATTATAGCTCATTATTAATACTCCTTATGATTATTTGGAATGACGTCACTTTTTGATTATCTTTTTATGAGAATGACGATAATCTTTAAAACATCCCTTTTTTGAATATAAAATTTTGCATAACACCAACAACTATTCGGTACCGTTCAGTCATCAGAATTGCAGTTATCGGATTGAAAGAGCGTAACGATTTAACTCAACCACTGGTGCGGACAATGCCCCTTGGATTTGTTTGTTTCGGACAAAAATGCACAGCTAGCTTATCATACCATGAAATGGATCACCCCTTCTTGTGCTTGATAAATGTTCCATTGCTATACTCCTCGAAGGCGATCTCCAATTCTTGTTTTGTGTTCATCACGATAGGGCCTCGCCATGCAACAGGTTCGCCAATGGGCTTGCCTGATATGAGCAGAAAGCGAACAGATTCATTTTCAGTCGAAATCACTATGTGTTCTCCGTCATGGAACAGGACAAGATTTTCATTGTAGAGGAGCGTGTCCTTTTGTTCGCTGAACCATGCCTTGCCCCCAATAATGTAGGCAAAGACCGTGTGACCCCGTTTGGTCGGATGAATAAACTCTGCCCCCCGAGACACGGTAATATCAAGGTATTCCGGATCGATTATGATGTCTCGGACAGGCCCGCGAGCCCCCTTGACCTCACCGCAAATGACCTTGATCGTTACGCCGCTGCCCATAGAGATTTCCGGTATCTGGTTGCTCTTCACGTCACGATAGCGAGGGTTCATCATCTTGTGAGAGGCCGGGAGATTGGCCCATAATTGGAATCCCCCCATCTGACCTGCCTCATCCCCTTTCGGCATTTCCTGATGGATGATACCACTGCCGGCGGTCATCCATTGGACATCTCCGGAGGCGATCACGCCTTTGTTTTCCATGCTATCCCCATGTTCGACACTTCCATGAAGGACATACGTGATTGTCTCGATTCCGCGATGCGGATGCCAGGGGAACCCCTTGATATAATACAGTGGATCCGTTGAACGAAAATCGTCGAGAAGGAGGAACGGATCGAATGTAGTTGCCTCCGCGAATACTCGCTCCAAGCGGACACCCGCTCCTTCAATGGTGGGTTTGCTCTTGATAACCTTACGGATTTTCCTAATCTTTTCCATTTTGATTCTCCTTGACTCTTTTCCCTCCTATGTCCTTTCCCCGGCAACGAGTCGTATCTGAAGACTTATATGATTATAGACCAGGTCATACCCAGGGTCCTTCGCAGACCGTTTCCGTGAGTTTTCGTCTATCGTTCGGTGATTCGCGCTCCTGGAGGTAATCGGGCAGGTCTTCCTTGTTCCCTGGTATGCCTATGGCTGCCATGGCCTCAACCGTGAAACCATCAGGGATGTTCAGGGAAGACTGGGCAAGTTCGTAATCGAACCCTTGCATGCCGTGGACAACATAACCCCTGAGGTTCCCCTGCAGGGCCAGATTCTCCCATGCCGCACCGGCATCATAGGAGTGGGTCCGCGACGGCTGTCCGTTGTCAAAGGTGTTTTTCGAAACGATGAGGAGGAGTACGGAAGAATTCTTGGCCCAAATCTTATTGGAATCGGTAAGCAAGTTGAAGAAGAGAGGCCACTGTTCCTTGTTCCGTCTGGCATATAGGATGCGCCATGGTTGATTGTTGTTGGATGACGGTGCCCATCTTGCCGCTTCAAACAGGGACATAAGCTCTGTTTCGGGAATTTCCTCGCCCGACATGGCACGCGGTGACCAGCGATCAAGAAAGATATTATCAATCGGGTGATCAGCTTTACGTATCTCGCTTCCTTTGATTATAAGCATGGTTAAATCCTCATCGATTCATTATAAAATTAGAAATGTCCTCTATCTTTAAAAATATGTAGTGACCAGCTGTGAATGTCTAAACTCCAGATCTTCAATTTACAGCCATCATTATACCGAGAAAACTTGG encodes the following:
- a CDS encoding acyl-CoA dehydratase activase; this encodes MITAGIDIGSITTKAAVIADGKILGTRVIFTGYNTETAGGRVYEELLRDLCLEKTAVRRVISTGYGRNSVKFVNKAMTEIICHGTGAHYLNPLIRSIIDIGGQDSKAIVLDEKGKVKNFAMNDKCAAGTGRFLEVMARALEVDLDGFGDLSLKADEPSRISSLCTVFAESEVISLISKGERRENIIAGIHESIAARVSSMANRVGIVPPLVMTGGVAKNAGVVKALEKKLGIAVEVSNYAQVNGAIGAAVLAMSLK
- a CDS encoding 2-hydroxyacyl-CoA dehydratase family protein — translated: RNDLGGYLQSEITEEKLTNALKTFNTIRGHLKRLYELKAENPGIITGSDLYAVVKASMIMDRSHLLEVLPTVVNELEKKRESAASFQGKRIILAGGVCTHPDIYRIIEEAGGVVVWDDFCTGTRYFDRSVMNDSDPITVIAERFMKRPVCPAKHAGIFTRGENLVKIVKEKDARGVVFVFLKFCDPHAFDYPYMKELLDREGIPSMALDVEDQLPSESQLQTRFETFIEML
- a CDS encoding methyltransferase, which codes for MSYNSPEEILRLARNFMESRILLTGAELNIFSILSQSPLSAQEVSSRIGADLRALTILLDALTAMGLLVKQNETYRCSPSLIPFLSENEPGSVLPMVLHVAHLWRRWSHFTDVVKRIKESEDTFNPPRNADEMRAFIGAMHVVAEPRVRDIVATVNPGSAKVLLDVGGASGTYTIAFLHAGPEMRATLFDQPEVIEMARERLDKAGMLTRVTLVPGDFYHDEFPPGHDLAFVSAIIHQNSLEQNEDLYKKIFRSLNRGGRIVIRDHVMEPDRIYPKDGAIFAVNMLLGTSSGGTYTFEEIRTGLSRAGFTGIRLIRKGEHMDALVEAFKLG
- a CDS encoding nitroreductase family protein, which encodes MLIIKGSEIRKADHPIDNIFLDRWSPRAMSGEEIPETELMSLFEAARWAPSSNNNQPWRILYARRNKEQWPLFFNLLTDSNKIWAKNSSVLLLIVSKNTFDNGQPSRTHSYDAGAAWENLALQGNLRGYVVHGMQGFDYELAQSSLNIPDGFTVEAMAAIGIPGNKEDLPDYLQERESPNDRRKLTETVCEGPWV
- a CDS encoding pirin family protein, yielding MEKIRKIRKVIKSKPTIEGAGVRLERVFAEATTFDPFLLLDDFRSTDPLYYIKGFPWHPHRGIETITYVLHGSVEHGDSMENKGVIASGDVQWMTAGSGIIHQEMPKGDEAGQMGGFQLWANLPASHKMMNPRYRDVKSNQIPEISMGSGVTIKVICGEVKGARGPVRDIIIDPEYLDITVSRGAEFIHPTKRGHTVFAYIIGGKAWFSEQKDTLLYNENLVLFHDGEHIVISTENESVRFLLISGKPIGEPVAWRGPIVMNTKQELEIAFEEYSNGTFIKHKKG
- a CDS encoding 2-hydroxyacyl-CoA dehydratase, whose amino-acid sequence is MIVSIKNKRENVTPMNRMPEIMLFLLAKIKKFILHFKKKKKMKEIMTVYYMEAKSARVGGRKVAWITSGGPVEPLIAMNVIPVYPENHGAMIGASKMGADLCEKSESMGYSSDLCSYARTDIACATVNGGPIGGLPRPDMLICCNNICGTVLKWYEVQARYFNVPLFILDTPFCHMGYAEEARRYVRRQLDEYVLFLEKACGSKMDHDRLKAVGKLSLEGQRLWQAVLDTTTNRPAPMTTFDAFFHLALIVSLRGTPIVIDYYTQLLEKMKDRVARGIGAIPHEKYRLLWDNIPIWHRTRWLSEKLASHNACLVADTYTSAWCRSMKYIDENNFFESMAEAYTRIYLNIGVDEMAGIVIEMVDKYKVDGIVMHSNRSCKPYSLGQYDIKKIVEREREIPCLIIEADMVDARSFSESQVSTRIDAFMEIIRQRKGD